TTCGGATTCGTCTCGCCCGGATCCGGGATGCCGTTGCCATTGCGGTCCTCGGCCCCATCCAGGCACGTGTCGCCGTCCATGTCGGCGTTGAGCGGATCCGTGCCGCTGGTCTTCAGCTCGATGAAATCCGACAGACCGTCGCTGTCCGTGTCGGGCCGGGTGGGGTCCGTCTCGCCCGGGTCCACCAGGCCGTTGTGGTTGGCGTCTTCCTCGCCATCCGTCAGGCCGTCCGCATCCGAGTCCTGTTTGGCGGGATCCGTCTCGCCCGGGTCCACCCGGCCGTTGTGATTGCGATCCTCCAGGCCGTCGAGGATTCCGTCCCCGTCCGTGTCTGGGTTGGTCGGGTTGGTGCGGCTCGAGGGATCCGCGTCCGCGATGAAGGAGAGCACGCACTCGGGTTGGGTGTTGAGGGTGGAAGTCCGGGTCACCTCCACGCCATCGCGCAGGCCGTCGCCGTCCGTGTCCTGCTTGCTCCGGTCCGTGAGCTTCACACCCACGTAGACATTGCTCCACTCCTCGGCGTCCGACAGACCATCACAGTCCGTGTCGAGTTCGACGAGTGCCTGCAGCGCGAGCCCGGAGGGAGGCGCGAGGTCCGACGGGGAATCACCGGACGGGGCACCCCGGGTCGGCATATCGGTCGGAGAGCCCGTATCGGGCCCATCCGTGTCCCTCGAGGAACAACCCACGGCGAGCAGGGTCAGGAGCGCGGCGAGGGGACGGGAAGGTTTTCTCATAAGCCTTATCTGGAAGGGAGTTCAGCGGTTGCTTGCTTGTTCTCTATTCCAGCCGTCTGACACTCGCGGTGTGGGCTTCTCAGGGATGTCCTGCCCACAGCTCCCGCTCGAGCGAGGCCAGCATCGACGCGGCGACCTCGGGCGGAGGCAGGCCCGCCTCGTCGATGAGCTGGGCGTCCAGCGGATGGGCCAGCTCCTCACGCAGCGTCTGCACGGCCTGACGCCGCGCCTCGCGCAGGGTGGCGCGCTCCGCGTCCGACAGCCGCTCGTGGGCCCAGTGATCGATGGCCCAGGACAGCTCGGCGTGACGCGTCTCGTCCTCGGCGATGCGCGCCATGACGCCGCGGATCTCCTCGTCCCGCGCGTGCATCGCCTGGTAGTGCGCCACCAGCGCGCCATACGTCTCGCGCGTGCAGCCCTCCACGATGTTCTCCAGTGCCACCTCGAACAGGGAGCGCGGGGGCGGCGTTTCCACCTGGAGCCGGGGAGGCGTCGCACCGAAGCGGCGCGCCAGGCGGGTGCTCACGTCGGTGTGCATCACCTCGTCCAGGGCGCTCGCCAGGGCATCGTTGCGCAGGGACTCGTCCGCGCCGTGCAGGGCGAGCTCCTCGCGCAGTCGCAGGAAGGCCTGGATGGAGGCCGCCTCCATGTGTGCGGCGTGGGCGAAGTGCCGGCCCAGGGCACTGTCGCAGTCCACGCTCGCCGCGGCGTGCAATCCGTCCGGCCTCCGGCCAACGATGCAATTGGGGTCGCCCTTCTGCAGCAGCGTGCGCTTCTCCTCCGTGAGGTCTCCCGACGGAGAGACCTTCATGACGATCTGGTACAGGTTGGTGCCGGCTCCGCAGGTGCTGCCCTCGGTGCCAACGACGTTGAAGCTCCCGTCGGGATTGGCTTTCACCGCGCCGGATGTCAGGTTCCCACAGCTCACGTTGAGCCCCTGGCCGAAGGCGAGCAGCGCGGCCTCCTGGGTCGTGTCGATGGGTCGGAGGAAGCTCTTGAGCGCCTCCAGGGAAGTGTGCGCGGTCACCTCGTCACCCCGGGTCGTCGCGAGATAGTAGGCGCTGCACACCTGCTCGCAGTGCTCGTGGAAGCCCTGGGTCGAGCCGAGCTGCTCCAGCGCGGACTGGCACGCCGATGGATCCGAGGCCGTCGCGCAGGCCGTGCCCGAGGTCGAGACCACCCGCTGGGGAAACGTTCCGGAGTTGAACTTCGTGCCGACGACCCGGAGCTGCACGACGTCCGGAGCGACCGCGGGCGAGAGGCCGCTCACCGCGAGCGCGTTCTGGTCACAAGTGGGCCGGGCGTAGCCCGTCAGGTCCACGCCAGGACACTGCTCCTGGTGCGGCTCTCCACAGGGCCCTCCAGCTGGAGGCTCGATGACACCACACCCCGTGAGCACCAGGGGTGAGAGGAGCGAGGCGCGGAGGGTACGGGCGAAGAGCAGGCGCAGCGGGGGCGAGTGCATGGAATCTCCTGGGTGAGAACGCGGGGGCGATGGAAAAGCAATGCGGATGCCAGGGCCGCCTGCTCCCGTCCTCAGAGGAGGAGCTTGTCCGGGGAGCACCGCGAGGTGCCACCCGACTCAAAAACCTGAGGGGGCTCGCACGGGAATTCCGACGGGTCCGTCCCCGCCTGGGTCGCGAAAAAAGCCCCGGGAATATCCACCGGGCGCTGCGTAGAGGAGGTGCGAGGCAGCGAGGAATTGGAGCCCCCCCGGTCCCGAGCGGGGTGGGTGTTGGCTGTCTGGCATTTCCTTCATCCCGTCGAGGATCCCATGAATGCTGTTCGAGCCACGCTGCTGAGCGCTTGCGTCCTGCTGTCCACCGGAGGGGCCGCGCATGCCCAGACCCGCCCCCCGCCCGACATCGCCCAGCCCGGCACTCCCGTGCCCACGTCGCCGCTCTTCCCCTCGTCGACGGTGGGCGATCTGCTCACGCGCCACCTGAACCTCATGGTGTCCGTGGGCGAGGAGGTCGAGTCGCGCTACCAGGAGTCCCTGCGCCTCATCCAGAAGGAGCCCGAGGCCGTGCGCCTGCTCCAGGACGCCTATGCCAAGACGGTGGAGACCGAGTATTTCCTGCGCTGGCAGCTCGTCTACACGCTCGCGTCGCTGAACCAACGCGAGGCCTTGTCGGGACTGGTGCGCATCGCCCTGTCCACGATTCCCGCCGAGCGCGGCGGCAGCGACGAGTTCTTCACCACCGGGCAGGAGTCCAACATCCGCGTGGCCGCCGTGGACGGGCTCGCCTCCCTGGCGAAGCTCGGTGTCACCGAGGCCGGGAGCTACCTGCTGCGCCTCTCCCAGCACTCGGATCTGTCCATCCGCCAGCGCGCGGTGCGCGGCTACCTCGCGGCCGGCTCGGACTACGACGCCCGGGCGAAGCTCTTGCAGGCCAACCTGCCCACCAGCGACCACTGGCTCATCACCCTCCGGGTCACCGAGGTGCGCGGCGTCGCGCATCCGGACGACACCCCCGAGGACATGCGGCCCCGGAAGCGCGAGTCCGACGACGAGAGCCCCATCGCCCGCTGAATCCGTCCCCCGATTGAGGAGAACCCACGATGAAGAACTTCGTCCCGAAGATGATGCTCCTGGCCGCCGTCAGCCTGACGTCCCTCTCCGCGCGCGCCGCCACCTGCTACTACCAGCCGGGCAACAACACCACGAGCGGTGACGTCTTCTATGGCGCCTTCACCTGCAATCAGAAGTACATCGACCAGTTCTGGAATCACTTCGACTTCGACAAGGGAGACTGGGACGATGGCTTCGGCTATGAGGCCGCGTGCGATCTGAACCGGCCCCTGGCGCGA
Above is a window of Cystobacter fuscus DNA encoding:
- a CDS encoding ferritin-like domain-containing protein, which produces MHSPPLRLLFARTLRASLLSPLVLTGCGVIEPPAGGPCGEPHQEQCPGVDLTGYARPTCDQNALAVSGLSPAVAPDVVQLRVVGTKFNSGTFPQRVVSTSGTACATASDPSACQSALEQLGSTQGFHEHCEQVCSAYYLATTRGDEVTAHTSLEALKSFLRPIDTTQEAALLAFGQGLNVSCGNLTSGAVKANPDGSFNVVGTEGSTCGAGTNLYQIVMKVSPSGDLTEEKRTLLQKGDPNCIVGRRPDGLHAAASVDCDSALGRHFAHAAHMEAASIQAFLRLREELALHGADESLRNDALASALDEVMHTDVSTRLARRFGATPPRLQVETPPPRSLFEVALENIVEGCTRETYGALVAHYQAMHARDEEIRGVMARIAEDETRHAELSWAIDHWAHERLSDAERATLREARRQAVQTLREELAHPLDAQLIDEAGLPPPEVAASMLASLERELWAGHP